CGTCGCGCACGAGCGCCATCACGCGCGTGTTCGGGTCCGCCGCCAAAAGTCGCGCGAGGACGCCGCGGCCCAACAATCCAGTCGCGCCCGTGAGAAAAATCGAGTGCGGTGTGGGCACGTTCATGCCTCCAGCGTGAGCGCCGTCCAGTGGGCGCCGTATCCATAGGAGAAAAGCAGCAATCGGTCGCCGGGGTGGACGCTGCCTTCGTCGAGCGCGTCGCGCAGGTTGATGAAGTTGTCGCCGGCGAGCGTGTGTCCGACGCGCGCGATGTTGCGATCCCAGAGGCGCTCGCGCGGGATGCCGGTCAAGCCGAGCAAAATGTCCCAGCTTCGCGCGCTGACGTTGTGCGGAAGCACCAGCGACACGTCCGTGGCCGACCAGTTCGCGGCGCGGAGTGCTTCGCCGATCACGTGTCTCGCGGTGGGGAAGTAGGACGCGACGATCTCGTTCCGCATCGCGTCACAGTCCCAGTAGTATCCCTTCGTGACCTGCGCCGAAGAAACGATGCGATTACGATCGCCGCCCGCTTCCACGACGAGCGCGCACGCAGCGTCGGACGTGCAGTTGAAGATGGCTTCGCGCCCGGCGTCTTCCGGAAAAAACTCCGACGAAACGCAGAGCACGCGGCGAGCCTCGCCGACCGCGCACAGCGAGCGCGCGATCCGCACGGCTGCGAAGAGCGACGTGCACGCGAGCTGATCGACCGCGACAGTGGACGCCCGCTCGAGACCCAGGTCGAACTGAAGGCGCGTGGCGGGATACCGAAACCGTCGAGTGGTCGCGACGTGCGCGACGGCGTCGCTCGCCGAGCCGCCTGGCGTGAACGCGAGCGACGGCGTCCCGCAGTAGAGCAAGACGTCGATGTCGGACGCGGCGACACCACTGTCCGTCATGACCGCGGCCGCCGCCTCGAGCGCCAGCGAGTAGGGCGTCTCGCATTCGGCGACGTACACGTTCGAGAACCCGAAAGCCTCGAGCTGCTCCGGCGCGCTCTGCAGCTGACCGCGTCGCGCCAGCTCCGACAGCGAACGGCGATGTTCGGGAAACGCGTACGCGATTCCGGTGATTCCCACAGACACGTGGCTCATCGAGACTCCGCCATCGGATCGACATAGACCGCGGCCGCGAGCAGGCACTCGTCGACGCGCCACCAGCGGGCCGTCGCCGGAATCCAGTCGCCGCGCAGCCACAAGCCGCGCAACGCCGACGCGCGGTCGATCGCGAGACGCAGCGCCGAGAAGGGCGTCGCGTCCGTGAGCCCGAGCGCCTTCCACGCGGCTTCCTTGAGCGCCCAGACGAGCGTCGCGCCCGCGCGTTCGGCGACGAGCCACTCGGCCGGTGACAAGAAATACCGCAAGTGATCGCGTTCGATGTGGCCGGCGCGCTCTAGATCGACACCGACCCGCGCGGGGTGGTCAGCGACCACCGCGATGCCGCGACCGTCGCAGTGCGAGATCGAAATCGAGATCGGCAGAGCGCGGGGCGTCGTGTCGTCGTCACGCAAGACAGCGGTCGGCGCTGAACCGTCGCGAGGGACGAGACGGACGTGGGTCGCCGGAACGCCGCAGTGCGCCGCAACGGCTTCCTTCGCGGCCCGCCGCCCCGCGAGCCAATCGCGCCGGCGACCCTCGTGCGGCTGCGAGTCGTACTCGCGCCGCTCGCCCGGCGTCAGGTCGCCGGTCTGTTGGGAGTCGCAGACCGAATCCGCGATCGTCCAGGATTTTCCGGCTGGCTGTGGCGCCGCGAGTTGGAGTCGCACGAAACACCTTGCGTCCGGGGGGAGGAGATCTGCGGACGAAGATGTTTCCCGGGCACGACCAATCCCATCGGACGGATGACGTAGTCGGTCGTGCCCGGTTACGTAGTCAGCGCCGGATAAAACGTGCGAACGAGGGTTTTCGGCGCCGATCGCAGCGAGCGCGTCGATTGGTGAAAGGTCGCCAGCCGTTCGGAGGAAATCGCCATCTTTCGTTTCGAGGTCCGAATCGATCGAGATACAATCGTGCGCACAATAGGACCGCGGAAAAAGATGGGCGCGTTCCCCGTCGAATCGCCATTGACCATCTGGGCGATCGGTCATTCGACGCGCCCGCTCGACGAATTCGTCAGCATCCTCGAGGCTCACTGCATCGAGGTCGTGGTCGACGTGCGGCGCTTTCCGGGCTCGCGACGTGTGCCGCAATTCAATCCCGATACTCTCGCGGCCGGACTCTCGACGGCAGGAATCGACTATCGCTGGATTTCGGCGCTCGGCGGGCGGCGCCGCTCGTCCGACGGCTCGTCGGCGACCGCGTGGCGACACCCGGCATTTCGCGCGTACGCCGAATACGCAATGACCGAGGAGTTCGCCGACGGACTGTTCGAGCTGATGATGATCGCCGGCGGTCTGCGAGCCGTGATCATGTGCGCGGAGATTCTCTGGTGGCGCTGCCATCGTCGCATCATCGCCGACGTCCTCACGTCACTCGGCGTCGAAGTCGTGCACATTCGCGACGAACGTCCCGGCGAGGTCCACCGACTCGCCTCACCCGCGAGACTAGTCGGTGGACTTCTGACGTACGCGCCGAAGTGAGCGCTATTCCGCGCGCAGCGCCACGACGGGATCCACGCGTGAAGCGCGCCGTGCGGGAATCCAACTCGCCGCGATTGCGGCCCCGCCGACCACGACGACGATCGCTACATAGGTGACCGGATCGCTCGACGTGAGATCGAACAGAAAGGTCTGTAGGACACGCGTCGTCGCCAGCGCACCGACGAGTCCGATCACGACGCCCACGCCGACCAATCCGAGTCCCTCGCCGATCACCAGACGCTGAACGCGCGTCTGCTCCGCGCCAAGCGCGATCCGGATGCCCATCTCGCGCGTGCG
This DNA window, taken from Gemmatimonadaceae bacterium, encodes the following:
- a CDS encoding 4'-phosphopantetheinyl transferase superfamily protein, with protein sequence MRLQLAAPQPAGKSWTIADSVCDSQQTGDLTPGERREYDSQPHEGRRRDWLAGRRAAKEAVAAHCGVPATHVRLVPRDGSAPTAVLRDDDTTPRALPISISISHCDGRGIAVVADHPARVGVDLERAGHIERDHLRYFLSPAEWLVAERAGATLVWALKEAAWKALGLTDATPFSALRLAIDRASALRGLWLRGDWIPATARWWRVDECLLAAAVYVDPMAESR
- a CDS encoding 3-oxoacyl-[acyl-carrier-protein] synthase III C-terminal domain-containing protein; its protein translation is MSHVSVGITGIAYAFPEHRRSLSELARRGQLQSAPEQLEAFGFSNVYVAECETPYSLALEAAAAVMTDSGVAASDIDVLLYCGTPSLAFTPGGSASDAVAHVATTRRFRYPATRLQFDLGLERASTVAVDQLACTSLFAAVRIARSLCAVGEARRVLCVSSEFFPEDAGREAIFNCTSDAACALVVEAGGDRNRIVSSAQVTKGYYWDCDAMRNEIVASYFPTARHVIGEALRAANWSATDVSLVLPHNVSARSWDILLGLTGIPRERLWDRNIARVGHTLAGDNFINLRDALDEGSVHPGDRLLLFSYGYGAHWTALTLEA
- a CDS encoding DUF488 domain-containing protein is translated as MRTIGPRKKMGAFPVESPLTIWAIGHSTRPLDEFVSILEAHCIEVVVDVRRFPGSRRVPQFNPDTLAAGLSTAGIDYRWISALGGRRRSSDGSSATAWRHPAFRAYAEYAMTEEFADGLFELMMIAGGLRAVIMCAEILWWRCHRRIIADVLTSLGVEVVHIRDERPGEVHRLASPARLVGGLLTYAPK